In Fimbriimonadales bacterium, a genomic segment contains:
- the carB gene encoding carbamoyl-phosphate synthase large subunit, whose protein sequence is MKKVMVIGSGPIVIGQAAEFDYAGTQACRALKEEGIEVVLINSNPATIMTDLEIADRVYIEPLEVDFCERVIAQERPDGLLATLGGQTGLNLATQLAEKGILEKYEVRLLGTPLEAIRKAEDREWFRELMREIREPVPESWIVTSEEELSKTAEIAPYPCIVRPAYTLGGTGGGVAHDREELLQIGKIGLSLSLRRQILVERSLLGWKEIEYEVIRDSADNCITICNMENIDPMGIHTGDSIVVAPSQTLSDIEYQILRSASLRIIRALGVEGGCNIQFAVNPKSFDYYVIEVNPRVSRSSALASKATGFPIARVSAKIAIGKTLDQIENAVTKTTKAAFEPALDYCVVKIPRFPFDKFTAGNRTLTTQMKSTGEVMAIDHTFEDALLKAVRGLEIGRDSLEYEKFTNFSDAELENEIRHPTDERLWALAEAFRRNWDVVRVHELSRIDPWFLNRIQSLVKNPKRPQPQSYKMVDTCAGEFESKTPYFYSTSDIEDDVLEIDSKPAVLVLGSGPIRIGQGIEFDYSCVHCAWELHEMGYRAVILNNNPETVSTDFDTADALYFDPVTTDDALRIIRRENAAGVMLQFGGQTAINLAESLHALGIRIFGTTAEAIRTAEDRDLFEKLLRKLGIPKPPGRGVVSVEEAIEVAEEIGYPVLVRPSFVLGGRAMRIVWTEEELREYVSAATQVSTRAPILVDRYVRGVEAEVDVISDGEDTLVPGIMEHIERAGVHSGDSMAVYPPITLSVEHQRRIIEIACSIAKELNVKGLMNIQFVIHDGEVLVLEVNPRASRTVPYLSKVTDLPMVKIATRCAMGETLKAQGYASGIWDPESRTVLDWLSHPPTRYPNPGLFAVKAPVFSFQKLTQVEPTLGPEMKSTGEVLGIDHEYPCALLKAMMAAGIRFPETGLALITVRDSDKEEAVEIARELHELGFDIAATRGTHDYLIKKGVQAKSVAKISEDENNLLRWVQKGKVALLINTPSDNPVTEQEALQIRRACVETGIPCITSLDTARALLLALRTRKDSSRISCKAIHEYYIANAKRSAAVVT, encoded by the coding sequence GTGAAGAAAGTCATGGTCATCGGCAGCGGACCGATCGTGATTGGTCAGGCTGCCGAATTCGATTACGCAGGTACACAAGCCTGCCGCGCTTTGAAAGAGGAAGGAATCGAAGTCGTCCTCATCAACAGCAATCCTGCGACGATCATGACCGACCTCGAGATTGCAGACAGGGTCTATATCGAACCACTCGAAGTCGATTTTTGCGAACGCGTGATTGCACAGGAGCGCCCGGATGGTTTGTTGGCGACTCTGGGGGGGCAAACCGGTTTGAATCTCGCAACCCAATTGGCGGAGAAAGGGATTTTGGAAAAATACGAAGTTCGTTTATTAGGAACGCCACTCGAAGCGATTCGAAAAGCGGAGGACAGGGAATGGTTTCGGGAATTGATGCGAGAAATTCGTGAACCTGTTCCCGAGAGTTGGATTGTAACCTCAGAAGAAGAACTTTCGAAGACAGCGGAAATCGCCCCTTATCCATGCATCGTCCGTCCCGCTTATACATTGGGGGGGACTGGCGGGGGGGTTGCACATGACCGCGAAGAACTTTTGCAAATCGGGAAAATCGGGCTTTCTCTCAGTTTGCGCAGGCAAATTCTCGTCGAACGCTCTCTTTTGGGTTGGAAAGAAATCGAATACGAAGTCATTCGTGACAGCGCAGATAACTGCATCACGATTTGTAACATGGAGAATATAGACCCGATGGGTATCCATACGGGGGATTCCATCGTGGTCGCTCCCTCCCAAACGCTTTCTGATATCGAGTATCAAATCCTTCGAAGCGCATCGCTGCGAATCATCCGAGCATTGGGCGTCGAGGGGGGGTGCAACATACAGTTTGCCGTGAATCCGAAATCTTTCGATTATTACGTCATAGAAGTCAATCCTCGCGTGTCCCGGTCATCGGCTTTGGCTTCCAAAGCAACGGGGTTTCCCATTGCGAGAGTTTCTGCAAAAATCGCCATCGGCAAAACCTTAGACCAAATCGAAAACGCAGTCACCAAAACGACGAAGGCTGCTTTCGAACCGGCATTGGATTACTGCGTAGTAAAGATTCCCCGTTTTCCCTTCGACAAATTTACTGCTGGGAATCGCACCTTGACCACGCAAATGAAATCCACGGGCGAGGTGATGGCGATCGACCATACATTCGAAGATGCACTTCTCAAAGCGGTTCGTGGATTGGAAATCGGAAGGGATAGTTTGGAATACGAAAAGTTCACGAATTTTTCCGATGCAGAATTGGAAAACGAGATTCGCCATCCTACGGACGAAAGACTTTGGGCGTTAGCAGAAGCATTTCGTAGAAATTGGGATGTCGTTCGTGTGCATGAACTTTCACGAATTGATCCTTGGTTTTTAAATCGTATCCAGAGTTTAGTCAAAAACCCGAAACGGCCTCAGCCACAGTCGTACAAAATGGTAGATACGTGTGCGGGCGAATTCGAAAGTAAAACTCCGTATTTTTATTCCACGAGCGATATCGAAGACGATGTTTTGGAAATAGATTCCAAGCCAGCAGTTTTAGTGTTAGGAAGCGGACCTATTCGAATCGGGCAGGGAATCGAATTCGATTATTCCTGCGTGCATTGCGCTTGGGAACTTCATGAGATGGGATATCGAGCAGTGATTCTCAACAACAATCCGGAAACTGTGAGCACGGATTTCGATACAGCAGATGCATTGTATTTCGACCCAGTAACGACCGACGATGCGCTTCGAATTATTCGAAGAGAAAATGCGGCAGGTGTGATGCTTCAATTCGGGGGGCAAACGGCAATCAACCTTGCAGAATCTTTGCATGCACTCGGAATTAGAATTTTCGGAACGACAGCCGAGGCGATTCGAACCGCAGAAGACAGAGACCTCTTCGAGAAACTGCTCAGAAAACTTGGAATCCCTAAACCTCCTGGTCGAGGAGTCGTTTCGGTGGAAGAAGCCATAGAGGTTGCGGAAGAAATCGGATATCCGGTTCTGGTAAGGCCGAGTTTCGTATTGGGGGGGCGTGCGATGCGAATCGTGTGGACGGAAGAGGAACTTCGAGAATACGTCTCGGCGGCGACGCAAGTGAGCACCCGTGCCCCGATACTCGTGGATAGGTACGTGCGTGGCGTCGAAGCAGAAGTGGATGTGATTTCCGATGGTGAGGACACTCTCGTGCCTGGCATCATGGAGCATATCGAACGCGCTGGAGTGCACAGCGGAGACAGCATGGCGGTGTACCCCCCCATAACTTTGAGCGTCGAGCATCAGAGAAGAATCATCGAAATCGCCTGCTCGATTGCGAAAGAACTGAACGTAAAAGGTTTGATGAATATCCAGTTCGTGATTCACGATGGAGAAGTTTTGGTTTTGGAGGTCAATCCTCGAGCGAGTCGAACCGTTCCCTATTTGAGCAAAGTAACCGATTTACCGATGGTGAAAATCGCCACCCGTTGCGCAATGGGAGAAACATTGAAAGCACAGGGTTATGCGAGTGGAATTTGGGACCCCGAATCGAGGACGGTTCTCGATTGGTTGTCACACCCCCCCACAAGATATCCGAACCCCGGATTGTTCGCCGTTAAAGCACCGGTTTTCAGTTTTCAAAAACTCACTCAAGTAGAACCTACATTAGGTCCGGAAATGAAGAGCACAGGCGAAGTGTTGGGAATAGACCACGAATATCCTTGCGCACTCTTGAAAGCGATGATGGCGGCAGGAATTCGTTTCCCCGAAACAGGACTCGCTCTTATAACCGTACGGGATTCGGATAAAGAAGAGGCGGTGGAAATTGCTCGAGAATTACACGAGTTGGGATTCGATATCGCAGCGACTCGTGGAACTCATGACTATCTCATCAAAAAGGGAGTGCAGGCGAAAAGTGTCGCTAAGATTTCCGAAGATGAAAATAACCTTTTACGCTGGGTTCAGAAGGGAAAAGTCGCTTTGCTTATCAATACTCCGAGCGATAACCCGGTTACAGAACAAGAAGCCTTGCAAATTCGAAGAGCCTGTGTCGAAACAGGAATTCCTTGCATCACCAGTTTGGATACTGCTCGAGCGCTATTGCTTGCCCTTCGCACTCGCAAAGATTCTTCACGAATTAGCTGCAAAGCAATTCACGAATACTACATAGCGAACGCAAAACGAAGCGCTGCAGTAGTGACATAA
- the rplJ gene encoding 50S ribosomal protein L10: MPTPKKIETVEKAKNWYSQSKGLIFTEYSGLSVPELQQLRSSLRETGGEFHVIKNTLLRIALGSDVVEKLPPEFHNGVTATLFVFDNEVNCAKVLTNFAKTNKKLKIKGAFLEDTILSAKEVDEFAKLPPREELIASIAGAITATLSQIAGCIQEMLAGPIRAIGAVADKLGASQTVSQEGTPSEETKTEETKTEEEKPAEDTTTTTENVSEAEATSEKPTESKEE; encoded by the coding sequence ATGCCAACACCAAAAAAAATAGAAACTGTCGAGAAAGCAAAAAACTGGTATAGCCAGTCGAAGGGTTTGATTTTTACCGAGTATTCGGGGCTTTCCGTTCCCGAACTCCAACAGCTCCGTAGCAGCTTGCGGGAGACGGGAGGGGAATTTCATGTCATCAAAAACACACTTCTCCGCATTGCTTTGGGAAGTGATGTTGTCGAAAAACTCCCTCCTGAATTTCACAACGGCGTAACTGCGACGCTTTTCGTGTTCGATAACGAAGTGAATTGCGCAAAAGTTCTTACAAACTTCGCAAAGACGAACAAGAAACTCAAAATCAAGGGAGCGTTCCTCGAGGACACTATCCTGTCTGCAAAGGAGGTCGATGAATTTGCAAAACTTCCCCCAAGGGAAGAACTTATCGCCTCGATTGCAGGCGCAATCACTGCCACCCTATCACAGATAGCGGGATGCATTCAGGAAATGCTCGCAGGTCCTATTCGAGCAATCGGTGCTGTTGCCGATAAACTCGGTGCTTCCCAAACGGTTTCGCAAGAAGGGACTCCTTCTGAGGAAACTAAAACTGAGGAAACCAAAACCGAGGAAGAAAAACCAGCAGAAGATACAACGACTACTACCGAAAACGTTTCCGAAGCGGAAGCAACATCGGAAAAACCAACCGAATCCAAGGAGGAATAA
- a CDS encoding ADP-ribosylglycohydrolase family protein: MKHLWLSITQQDLEIEKLQAEQEGKDISSLLPMFEQLSKTDLENPRNQAEARTLLEEVQRLPLKENFPYIEPSELNAIREERPSPSKSNFSISGDLYDKIYGAWLGRCAGNLLGKPVEGWKRERMWGYLRETNRFPLSGYFSRSAANEILKRYEISPGFFIEDISHVPEDDDLNYTVIALGILEKHGRAFTPSDVGDYWLSHLPILHTCTAERVAYKNIVNGLHPPETASYCNPYREWIGAQIRADMWGYVNPANPEAAASMAWRDACISHVKNGIYGAMWVAAMLSVAFCTQNIREIIEAGLKEIPQKSRLTERIREQIARRESFSSVDDAIGALHRDWDEMRAHDWCHVISNAEIVATALLWGDGDFARSICLAVQACFDTDCNGATVGSIIGAMKGTSALPNEWVSPLQETLETGVHGFMRVPIRELALRTMRLIEA; the protein is encoded by the coding sequence GTGAAGCACCTTTGGCTTTCAATTACCCAGCAAGATTTAGAAATAGAAAAATTGCAAGCAGAACAAGAAGGGAAAGATATTTCCTCGCTTTTGCCGATGTTCGAACAATTATCGAAGACAGATTTGGAAAACCCTCGAAATCAAGCAGAAGCGAGAACTCTGCTCGAAGAAGTGCAACGCCTTCCTTTAAAAGAAAATTTTCCGTATATCGAACCATCCGAACTAAATGCAATCCGGGAGGAACGTCCTTCACCATCGAAAAGTAATTTTTCGATTTCCGGTGATTTGTACGACAAAATTTATGGGGCATGGCTCGGTCGCTGTGCCGGGAACTTATTGGGAAAACCTGTCGAGGGATGGAAACGAGAAAGAATGTGGGGATATTTACGCGAAACGAATCGCTTTCCTTTATCGGGTTATTTTTCTCGCTCTGCTGCGAATGAGATTCTTAAAAGATATGAAATTTCCCCGGGCTTTTTTATCGAAGATATCTCCCACGTTCCTGAAGATGACGATTTGAATTACACAGTCATTGCATTGGGGATTTTGGAAAAACACGGGAGGGCATTTACTCCTTCCGATGTAGGCGATTATTGGTTATCCCATTTACCGATATTACACACATGCACTGCGGAGCGTGTTGCGTATAAGAACATTGTCAATGGACTGCACCCTCCCGAGACGGCGAGTTATTGCAATCCTTATAGAGAATGGATTGGGGCGCAAATTCGTGCGGATATGTGGGGATATGTCAATCCCGCCAACCCGGAAGCCGCCGCATCTATGGCATGGCGCGACGCTTGCATTTCTCATGTCAAAAACGGAATTTATGGGGCAATGTGGGTTGCGGCAATGTTATCGGTGGCGTTTTGCACTCAGAACATTCGAGAGATTATCGAAGCAGGATTAAAAGAGATTCCGCAAAAATCCCGACTTACAGAACGCATTCGAGAACAAATAGCGAGGCGAGAGTCGTTTTCTTCAGTAGATGATGCGATTGGTGCGCTTCATCGGGATTGGGATGAGATGCGAGCGCATGATTGGTGTCATGTGATTTCGAATGCAGAAATCGTTGCGACGGCGTTGTTGTGGGGAGATGGCGATTTCGCACGTTCGATTTGTCTCGCCGTTCAAGCATGCTTCGATACGGATTGCAACGGAGCGACGGTTGGTTCGATTATCGGAGCGATGAAAGGCACATCGGCATTACCCAATGAATGGGTTTCTCCGCTTCAGGAGACTTTAGAGACGGGTGTGCACGGTTTCATGCGCGTTCCGATTCGAGAACTCGCTTTGAGGACTATGCGTTTGATTGAAGCGTAA
- a CDS encoding VanZ family protein: protein MLNLFLFPLTFAWWSLVFLSSGPGFSGEWTKRLLAEWFGLEGTTLEIANYILRKSWHVFYYFVLAFLLGITIRAMFSSSRRNAFFIPAFLALSTAIFDESRQAMSPSRTGTALDVLYDALGISIAVLLLMRMSKKA, encoded by the coding sequence ATGCTCAATCTATTTCTCTTCCCCCTCACTTTCGCCTGGTGGTCTTTAGTCTTTCTAAGCAGTGGACCCGGCTTCTCAGGAGAATGGACGAAGCGATTGCTTGCAGAGTGGTTCGGGCTCGAAGGGACGACGCTGGAAATAGCAAACTACATCCTCCGTAAGTCATGGCATGTTTTTTATTACTTTGTGCTCGCTTTTCTCCTCGGAATCACGATTCGCGCTATGTTTTCCTCTTCGCGTCGCAATGCTTTTTTCATTCCGGCTTTCCTCGCTCTTTCGACGGCGATTTTCGATGAGTCACGCCAAGCAATGAGCCCATCACGGACGGGGACTGCACTCGATGTTCTTTATGACGCTCTCGGTATTTCGATAGCGGTTTTGTTGTTGATGAGAATGAGCAAAAAAGCGTGA
- a CDS encoding tyrosine recombinase, with product MRTSKETNPLEDAIEWFLDYLVVERGASRNTVEAYYRDLRQAEEHFRKAGGKDWSDYRQSHLNAFQNSLANRGISARSLARKLSCLRSFFKFLAKMEQGPQGLLRSDFSYRKQRSLPKALTLEEVEALMAVPDVNTPPGLRDRAMFELLYGTGLRISELVTLVKENYIESESVLRITGKRGKTRIVPIPAKSHAWLRKYIEEARPKLLVRKSKKAKFREEPTIFLNQKGTPLSRSGVFRILKDCAAKARILKKISPHTLRHTYAVHLVQAGADLRSVQELLGHESVGTTEIYTHLDFATLKEKYFHAHPRSRNITK from the coding sequence ATGCGTACTTCAAAAGAGACCAATCCCTTAGAAGACGCCATCGAGTGGTTTCTCGATTATTTGGTGGTGGAACGCGGTGCGAGCCGAAACACCGTAGAGGCATATTATCGGGATTTACGACAAGCGGAAGAGCATTTTCGAAAAGCGGGGGGGAAAGATTGGTCCGATTATCGGCAATCGCATTTGAATGCTTTTCAAAACTCTTTGGCTAACCGGGGGATATCCGCTCGAAGTTTAGCGCGCAAACTTTCTTGTTTGCGCAGTTTCTTTAAATTTCTCGCGAAAATGGAGCAGGGCCCACAAGGTCTTTTGCGTTCGGATTTTTCTTATCGAAAGCAGCGGTCGCTTCCCAAAGCCTTGACTTTGGAAGAAGTCGAGGCTCTTATGGCTGTGCCGGACGTGAATACCCCCCCGGGTTTGCGAGACCGTGCGATGTTCGAACTCCTTTATGGAACTGGATTGCGAATCAGCGAACTGGTGACTTTAGTGAAAGAAAATTACATCGAATCGGAATCCGTTTTACGCATTACCGGAAAAAGGGGGAAGACTCGCATCGTTCCCATCCCTGCAAAATCGCATGCTTGGCTTCGAAAATATATAGAAGAGGCGCGCCCGAAACTGCTCGTAAGAAAATCAAAGAAAGCAAAGTTCCGTGAAGAACCGACTATTTTTTTGAATCAGAAAGGAACCCCCCTTTCTCGTTCAGGGGTTTTTCGAATTTTGAAGGATTGTGCTGCAAAAGCACGGATTTTGAAAAAAATCTCACCTCACACACTCCGCCATACCTACGCTGTGCATTTAGTGCAGGCTGGAGCGGATTTGCGGAGCGTGCAAGAACTATTGGGGCACGAGTCTGTCGGAACGACGGAAATATATACCCACCTGGATTTTGCGACTTTGAAAGAAAAGTATTTTCACGCGCACCCGAGAAGTCGCAATATTACGAAATAG
- a CDS encoding ATP-dependent helicase — protein sequence MYGKTQKLLNELSSDWQKLTADTPGWELRFPNPKFLGTWKEHREVYGYTLRAELVYQLKRALEEQKENLDLEGPPKYVLVDEYQDLNACDLSVIKSLAELNSEIYSAGDDDQSIYGFRFANPDGIRRFTHDYKPSEDLQLKICQRCCKDVLDYGLFVARQDSRRIDKPIEPKDKTDQGEVHVLRFPNQNIEAEGIAELCHWLINSKNVQPEEILILLRTDRNNQFSNPIREALTKKDIPIGIVSNPLEPLNHEQAREMLCLMRLNIQRSDHLAWRTILSLGNRGIGKKTFSKLYDLARRHGMKFSETLQKVKEEPNLLPRNGDRVSNRVKEIESFLAEIGTPEEEKLDSWINNLATKVIQDEQIRQEALNLFSRAREFGEAESLEELLRALNVSLGDVEQEKERGKVAIMTMHQAKGPSADAVILAAAEDEYIPGRATGEEVDDERRLLYVSLTRARKYLYVTFCQKRTGPQRHSGSNTGKSQRTFTRFLSGGPYSPQDGQDFIRNLTDKKA from the coding sequence ATGTACGGGAAAACCCAAAAATTATTAAATGAACTTTCCTCTGATTGGCAAAAGCTAACGGCTGACACGCCGGGTTGGGAACTGAGATTTCCAAACCCCAAATTTTTAGGAACATGGAAGGAACATAGAGAGGTTTATGGATATACCCTTAGAGCAGAGCTTGTCTACCAACTAAAGCGGGCATTGGAAGAACAGAAAGAAAATCTGGATTTAGAAGGACCACCCAAATATGTGCTTGTAGATGAATATCAAGACCTTAATGCTTGCGACTTATCAGTTATCAAGTCATTAGCTGAGTTAAATAGTGAGATTTATTCCGCTGGCGATGATGACCAAAGTATTTACGGATTTAGATTTGCAAATCCAGATGGAATAAGAAGATTCACCCATGATTACAAACCTTCAGAAGATTTACAATTGAAGATTTGTCAGCGATGTTGTAAGGATGTACTCGACTATGGTCTTTTTGTTGCTAGACAAGACTCTCGCCGTATTGATAAGCCTATTGAACCTAAAGACAAAACTGATCAAGGTGAGGTTCATGTATTGAGATTCCCAAATCAAAATATAGAAGCTGAAGGTATTGCCGAATTATGTCATTGGCTTATTAATTCAAAAAATGTACAGCCAGAAGAGATCCTAATTCTTTTGCGAACTGATAGAAATAATCAGTTCTCTAATCCAATACGAGAAGCACTTACAAAAAAGGACATTCCTATAGGAATTGTATCAAATCCTCTAGAACCGCTTAACCATGAACAAGCTCGTGAGATGCTTTGTTTGATGCGATTAAATATTCAGCGTAGTGATCATCTTGCTTGGAGAACGATCCTCTCATTAGGTAATAGAGGAATCGGCAAGAAAACATTTTCTAAACTTTATGACTTGGCAAGAAGACATGGAATGAAATTCTCAGAGACACTTCAAAAGGTTAAAGAAGAACCGAACTTATTACCCCGAAATGGGGATAGAGTTTCTAACAGGGTAAAAGAAATTGAAAGCTTCCTCGCGGAAATTGGTACCCCAGAAGAGGAAAAATTAGATAGCTGGATTAATAATCTTGCCACTAAAGTTATCCAGGATGAACAGATAAGGCAAGAAGCACTCAATCTCTTTTCAAGAGCTAGGGAGTTTGGTGAAGCTGAGTCTCTGGAAGAGCTCTTACGCGCATTAAATGTATCTCTTGGAGATGTAGAACAGGAAAAAGAAAGAGGTAAAGTTGCTATTATGACAATGCATCAAGCTAAGGGACCCTCAGCTGATGCTGTAATTTTAGCTGCTGCAGAGGACGAGTATATCCCAGGACGAGCGACTGGCGAGGAGGTTGACGATGAGAGGCGTCTATTGTATGTGTCGCTCACTCGTGCAAGGAAGTATCTATATGTAACTTTTTGTCAAAAACGCACAGGACCGCAACGCCATTCTGGGAGTAATACTGGTAAATCGCAAAGAACATTTACCCGGTTTCTTAGCGGTGGACCATATAGCCCACAAGATGGTCAAGATTTTATAAGAAACCTGACAGATAAGAAAGCCTGA
- the rplL gene encoding 50S ribosomal protein L7/L12, with protein sequence MPSPIVEEIVEKISGLTALQLSELKKAIEEKFDVTAAAPIAMGAMPMMAAGGAEAPAQEKTTFDAILTDAGQAKLSVIKAVRELTGLGLKEAKDLVDAAPKAIKQGVSRDEAEKIKAVIEEAGGKVEIK encoded by the coding sequence ATGCCATCACCAATTGTCGAAGAAATCGTTGAAAAAATCTCCGGACTCACTGCGCTTCAACTAAGCGAACTCAAAAAAGCCATCGAAGAGAAATTCGATGTCACTGCGGCTGCACCGATCGCGATGGGCGCAATGCCCATGATGGCGGCAGGGGGGGCCGAAGCTCCAGCACAGGAAAAGACGACATTCGATGCGATCTTGACCGATGCGGGTCAGGCGAAACTCTCCGTGATCAAGGCGGTTCGCGAATTGACAGGCTTAGGATTAAAAGAGGCTAAAGACTTAGTTGACGCAGCACCGAAAGCGATTAAGCAAGGTGTAAGCCGAGATGAAGCCGAAAAAATCAAAGCGGTCATCGAAGAAGCCGGCGGAAAAGTCGAAATTAAATAA
- a CDS encoding UvrD-helicase domain-containing protein translates to MIQWDENLNSEQKEAASHKGSHARLLAGPGTGKTLTLIRRILWLITTQGIPPNEILVLTFTRAAASELRNILKNTLGDTGIELPKVSTLHSFALRQVLRNASLTNLPQPLRIADDYEERQIIIEEISDLIGVNVRENPKIIK, encoded by the coding sequence ATGATTCAATGGGATGAGAATCTGAATTCAGAACAGAAAGAAGCTGCCAGTCATAAAGGGAGCCATGCAAGACTGCTTGCCGGCCCAGGAACTGGTAAAACCTTGACTTTGATCAGAAGAATTTTATGGCTAATTACGACGCAAGGTATTCCACCAAATGAAATTCTTGTCCTTACCTTTACCCGTGCTGCTGCCTCAGAGCTAAGAAACATTCTTAAGAATACCCTTGGAGATACAGGAATTGAGCTCCCGAAGGTTTCTACTCTTCACTCTTTTGCATTGAGACAGGTTTTACGTAATGCTTCTTTAACCAATCTTCCACAACCTCTCAGAATTGCAGATGACTATGAGGAGCGACAAATCATTATCGAAGAAATAAGCGATTTGATTGGTGTGAATGTACGGGAAAACCCAAAAATTATTAAATGA
- a CDS encoding zf-HC2 domain-containing protein has protein sequence MANQKDIWDELEKAFDDHGSLDEEMFELLSAYLDGACSHKERRLVEAYLEEVPGAEKVLAELRSQSSLVRVSEEPPSWLRESIFSKTTQRRNIPVLALRASPAAAVIVSVVVLGFWYSSGNISSNSEERLVSKPKVAMNKPNAALVESSPLASAKPAVKNEKSQSRTTPKVVHNTPRNSLAVASKPNSTPIQQPRRNDPALAYKTPTGSGGESGSSGLIQRQRPLPDAPDVIGMINESAYDDFSHDRSSVSGDSDAKEQSDAKTIVTKNALAKLRERLREINTKELGLPSQLKDNATGKTDKTQSEKTKEGA, from the coding sequence ATGGCGAATCAAAAAGACATATGGGATGAACTCGAAAAAGCCTTCGACGACCATGGAAGTTTGGACGAAGAGATGTTCGAACTTCTTTCGGCGTATTTGGACGGTGCTTGTTCTCACAAAGAGCGCCGGCTAGTGGAGGCGTATTTAGAAGAAGTTCCAGGCGCAGAAAAAGTCCTTGCAGAACTTCGCTCCCAGTCCTCACTAGTCCGAGTGTCCGAAGAACCTCCTTCCTGGCTAAGGGAGAGCATTTTTTCCAAGACAACTCAAAGAAGAAATATACCGGTTCTTGCCTTGCGTGCCTCCCCGGCTGCAGCGGTCATCGTCTCGGTGGTCGTTTTAGGTTTTTGGTACTCGAGCGGGAATATATCCAGTAATTCAGAAGAAAGGTTGGTGAGCAAGCCCAAAGTTGCTATGAATAAGCCAAATGCGGCTTTGGTGGAATCTTCTCCACTCGCGAGCGCTAAACCCGCTGTGAAGAATGAGAAATCGCAAAGCAGAACGACACCTAAAGTGGTGCATAACACACCCAGAAACTCGCTTGCGGTAGCTTCTAAACCGAATTCAACTCCCATTCAGCAGCCAAGACGAAATGACCCAGCGCTCGCCTATAAGACCCCTACTGGTTCAGGTGGCGAAAGCGGATCTTCAGGACTCATTCAACGGCAAAGGCCATTGCCAGATGCACCGGATGTAATCGGGATGATTAACGAATCGGCGTACGATGATTTCTCTCATGATCGAAGCTCCGTTTCGGGAGATTCGGACGCAAAAGAACAATCCGACGCGAAAACAATCGTTACGAAAAATGCATTGGCGAAACTACGGGAAAGACTCAGAGAAATCAACACGAAAGAACTCGGCCTCCCTTCGCAGTTGAAAGACAATGCAACAGGAAAGACTGATAAAACCCAATCAGAGAAAACGAAGGAGGGAGCCTGA